The following coding sequences are from one Paenibacillus stellifer window:
- a CDS encoding GGDEF domain-containing protein, which yields MFMHIGEIAETIPVVTPETKCDEVYQLFKTHPNLEGLAIAGEDGRPSLIMRALFFQKIGTRYGYPVYMDRPVKLIMNAQPLVVEYMEQITEVSIQAMNRTEGELYDLVLITLEGSLFGAVSIRRLLLTVADVRAEMGIFMNPLTGLPGNRIIDEWLYQFIQLEQFSVLYIDLDYFKSYNDSYGFKKGDQLIQATAGLLRKYFAATPKAFLGHIGGDDFIAILDHHDFKPVCEEAIADFEQMKRDFYTPEDLHNNHVFGEGRSGQNHLIPLVSMSIAVVTSRRQKYTSVDHIVTEATRIKKVCKSVPGSVCVADQEDIVTPAD from the coding sequence ATGTTTATGCACATAGGCGAAATCGCCGAGACCATTCCTGTAGTCACCCCTGAAACCAAATGCGATGAGGTTTATCAACTTTTTAAAACACATCCCAATTTGGAAGGTCTGGCGATTGCAGGGGAGGACGGAAGGCCTTCGTTGATCATGCGTGCTCTTTTTTTTCAAAAGATTGGTACACGCTACGGTTATCCGGTGTATATGGATCGCCCGGTCAAGCTCATTATGAACGCTCAGCCGTTGGTAGTGGAGTACATGGAACAGATTACAGAGGTAAGTATCCAGGCGATGAACCGGACCGAGGGAGAATTATATGACCTGGTTCTGATCACCCTGGAAGGCAGCTTGTTTGGAGCTGTAAGTATCCGGCGCCTTCTGCTGACTGTTGCTGACGTTCGCGCGGAGATGGGGATTTTTATGAATCCGCTGACAGGTCTCCCGGGCAATCGGATCATCGATGAATGGTTATACCAATTCATTCAGCTGGAGCAATTCAGTGTGCTCTACATCGATCTGGATTATTTCAAGTCTTACAACGACAGCTATGGCTTCAAAAAAGGGGATCAGTTGATTCAGGCTACGGCAGGCCTGCTTCGCAAGTATTTTGCCGCTACTCCGAAAGCATTTCTCGGGCATATTGGAGGAGATGATTTTATTGCCATTTTGGATCATCATGACTTCAAGCCGGTCTGCGAAGAGGCGATCGCGGATTTTGAACAGATGAAGAGGGACTTTTACACCCCTGAAGACTTACATAACAATCACGTCTTTGGTGAAGGACGCTCGGGCCAGAATCATCTCATCCCGCTTGTATCCATGTCGATAGCGGTTGTAACGAGCCGCCGCCAGAAATATACCAGTGTCGATCATATTGTTACTGAAGCAACCCGTATCAAAAAAGTATGTAAATCCGTGCCCGGAAGCGTGTGCGTAGCCGATCAGGAAGACATTGTTACCCCTGCCGATTAG
- a CDS encoding EAL domain-containing protein, translating into MQQHLLTTYFQPILNLQDGRTLGYEILNRPPESKLFPNTESFYDFIGHTDHVFAFEHFCRELSIERFRAACLTQEQKPQDAVIFLNIHPRVLADSNYRSGETISLLNRNGLTPEQVVFELTEKHAVHDYVEFERVLSHYRSQGFRIAVDDAGSGYNSLKAIVSLKPDFIKLDRFLIRHVDTHPEQQHIIKILKQYAASSGTNIIAEGIERCEEVQFLQSEGIDYGQGYVLGRPDTELK; encoded by the coding sequence ATGCAACAGCATCTGTTAACAACTTATTTTCAGCCGATTCTGAATTTACAGGACGGACGTACGCTTGGTTACGAAATTCTGAACCGTCCCCCGGAGTCCAAACTTTTTCCGAATACCGAGTCTTTTTATGATTTTATCGGGCACACCGATCATGTCTTCGCGTTTGAGCATTTTTGCCGTGAACTTTCGATTGAACGCTTCAGAGCAGCATGTTTGACACAGGAGCAGAAGCCGCAGGATGCCGTTATTTTTCTCAATATACATCCCCGGGTTTTGGCGGACTCCAACTATCGAAGCGGAGAGACCATCAGCCTCCTTAACCGTAACGGGTTAACTCCTGAACAGGTTGTCTTTGAACTTACGGAAAAGCATGCGGTCCATGATTATGTGGAATTCGAACGGGTTCTCTCGCATTACCGGTCACAGGGATTTCGTATTGCCGTTGACGATGCAGGGTCCGGATATAACAGTCTGAAAGCGATCGTAAGTTTAAAGCCGGATTTCATTAAATTGGACCGCTTCCTGATCCGTCATGTGGATACCCACCCTGAACAACAGCATATTATCAAAATATTGAAGCAGTACGCGGCCAGCTCAGGCACGAATATTATTGCGGAAGGGATTGAGCGCTGCGAGGAAGTTCAGTTCCTGCAGAGTGAAGGGATCGACTACGGTCAGGGATATGTACTTGGCAGACCGGACACTGAGCTGAAATAA
- a CDS encoding TetR family transcriptional regulator — translation MAKRAMTPEAKALKAQAILDKAAEMFLSSEYEKIKMSDIAKQMGMSNGILFVYFKTKEALFFSLLCREYVKRLARLTEMVKGTPILNFNDFKMLVINELTELVDHNPLYIRLESMRTAVFEKNVDAETMLGQKMNLYKLMSELVSIICSHNALTQEDVMDILQAEASIITGCKLSATLPAEVIDIIEKNGLDGLKRDFKDDVLKTMICYLDGYLKNYI, via the coding sequence ATGGCAAAGCGTGCGATGACTCCTGAGGCAAAGGCATTAAAAGCTCAGGCCATCTTAGACAAAGCGGCGGAAATGTTTCTCTCATCCGAATACGAAAAAATTAAAATGTCTGATATTGCTAAACAGATGGGCATGTCGAACGGTATTCTGTTTGTGTACTTTAAAACAAAAGAAGCGTTGTTTTTCAGCCTGTTGTGTCGGGAGTACGTGAAAAGGCTTGCGCGCCTAACGGAGATGGTGAAGGGCACGCCAATCCTGAATTTTAATGACTTCAAAATGCTCGTAATCAATGAGCTTACAGAACTGGTAGATCATAACCCCTTGTATATTAGACTGGAATCCATGCGTACAGCAGTTTTTGAAAAAAATGTTGATGCAGAAACAATGCTGGGTCAGAAGATGAATTTGTACAAATTGATGTCGGAGCTGGTATCCATAATTTGCAGTCATAACGCATTGACGCAAGAGGATGTCATGGACATCCTTCAAGCGGAGGCGTCGATTATTACGGGGTGCAAATTATCTGCCACCTTGCCTGCAGAGGTTATTGATATTATCGAAAAAAACGGGTTGGATGGACTTAAACGTGACTTTAAGGATGATGTTCTGAAGACAATGATTTGTTATTTGGATGGGTATCTTAAGAATTATATATGA
- a CDS encoding oxidoreductase — translation MSQKVALITGASSGIGKEAAIELKNKGFTVYAAARRIDKMQDLAAKGIRPVSIDVTDDESMIEGVNEILKKEGRIDVLVNNAGYGSYGAVEDVPMEEARRQMEVNVFGLARMIQLVVPNMRKNKYGKIVNVSSMGGKIWTNFGGWYHATKFAVEGLSDCLRLELEPFGIDVIVVEPGGIKTDWGIIAAENLKKVSAKGPYAQAASKTAEGMIKNYTGNQLSKPELIARTIGKAVTVRRPRTRYLVGFMAKPMVFMKNIFGDRAHDRIIKMFG, via the coding sequence ATGAGTCAAAAAGTTGCATTAATTACAGGGGCATCCTCTGGCATTGGCAAAGAAGCTGCAATCGAGTTGAAAAACAAAGGGTTTACAGTTTATGCAGCCGCCCGCCGTATAGATAAAATGCAGGACCTTGCCGCAAAAGGGATTCGTCCTGTTTCAATAGACGTAACCGATGATGAATCCATGATAGAGGGTGTCAATGAGATCCTTAAGAAGGAAGGAAGAATTGATGTTCTTGTCAATAACGCAGGATACGGTTCGTATGGAGCGGTTGAGGATGTTCCAATGGAAGAGGCACGACGCCAGATGGAAGTAAATGTGTTCGGACTAGCGAGAATGATTCAGCTCGTTGTACCGAATATGCGAAAAAATAAATACGGAAAAATTGTTAACGTTTCTTCAATGGGAGGGAAAATATGGACTAATTTCGGTGGCTGGTATCATGCAACCAAGTTTGCGGTGGAGGGTCTTTCCGATTGTCTTCGTTTAGAATTGGAGCCATTCGGAATTGATGTCATCGTAGTAGAACCAGGCGGTATCAAAACGGACTGGGGTATTATTGCCGCTGAAAATCTTAAAAAGGTATCTGCGAAGGGTCCGTATGCCCAGGCAGCCAGTAAAACGGCCGAGGGGATGATCAAGAATTATACAGGCAACCAGTTATCAAAGCCGGAGTTAATCGCACGTACCATTGGTAAAGCTGTAACCGTGAGAAGACCGAGAACACGCTACCTTGTAGGCTTTATGGCAAAACCGATGGTGTTTATGAAAAATATTTTTGGAGATCGTGCCCATGATCGAATCATCAAAATGTTCGGTTAA